A single Xiphias gladius isolate SHS-SW01 ecotype Sanya breed wild chromosome 22, ASM1685928v1, whole genome shotgun sequence DNA region contains:
- the LOC120784174 gene encoding sialoadhesin isoform X1: MHVDTVFLVCPLIFAALWKGVQAVSPVPSVPDRVQALVGSCVVIPCSFTPLAPHPLKGRKERLDVRLRFRGGGHLFPLRSTAFNSEDRDQVSRDFSGRTSLFGQITDGDCSVKIERLSLDDSRMFEIALKRGGDLLWGKPRSFNLDVIDTPEAPVISGMLSVTEGQLVTLNCSVSYHCPSRPPALQWRWERGARRNTTEPGEVQTLYPEPHRLMLLAPLSFVVSHQVKPRLRCEVSYPGARKLATSKTLHVTFPPKEVKVQVQSLTVQEGGSALLVCSCKADPPVLEYRWSYTQRGRTVHLRQRTHTVRVYNVTRDTRVRCSAQNLIGQAESLPTPLNIQYKPAILRLSSTCVVEELEVLCRCSVDSNPKAAVTWSVNGTVPPCDYNVSVTSEPHMLTATLGGHMDKPLTVICFAFNAVGNDSLVLLQGGEQETAHLWWLVIPAVAICLVIFLLSLICYCCRKRAGKDVLSRNPAVYPEGLGIYRDRMPLYINCTEVTHIYTNGSYQLVYQNCTPLFVHNNQIRPMGRRGGERRRGGQGAGIDRRAAFGVRGTREVQSSAVAEAETAIYLEIL; the protein is encoded by the exons ATGCATGTGGACACTGTCTTTCTCGTGTGTCCCCTGATTTTTG CAGCCTTGTGGAAGGGGGTCCAGGCTGTCTCTCCCGTACCCTCGGTCCCTGACCGTGTCCAAGCTTTGGTGGGCTCCTGTGTGGTGATTCCCTGCTCTTTCACTCCTCTAGCTCCTCACCCTCTCaaggggaggaaggagaggttGGACGTGCGACTAAGGTTCAGAGGTGGTGGCCATTTATTTCCTCTACGGAGCACTGCTTTTAACAGCGAGGACAGGGATCAAGTGAGCAGGGATTTCTCTGGCCGGACCTCCCTCTTTGGGCAAATCACGGATGGAGACTGCTCAGTGAAGATAGAGAGGCTCAGCCTGGATGACTCACGGATGTTCGAGATCGCTCTGAAAAGAGGTGGTGACTTGCTCTGGGGAAAACCACGGAGCTTTAATCTGGACGTTATCG ACACTCCCGAGGCTCCCGTCATCAGCGGCATGTTGTCAGTCACGGAAGGACAGCTGGTCACTTTGAACTGCTCCGTCAGCTATCACTGCCCCTCCAGACCTCCTGCCCTGCAGTGGAGGTGGGAGAGAGGAGCCCGTCGGAACACCACCGAGCCTGGGGAGGTACAGACACTCTACCCAGAGCCCCACAGGCTGATGTTACTGGCCCCTCTGTCCTTTGTTGTGTCCCACCAGGTGAAACCCAGGCTCAGATGTGAGGTCAGCTACCCGGGAGCCAGAAAACTGGCCACCTCGAAGACTCTGCATGTGACAT TTCCACCAAAAGAAGTGAAAGTTCAGGTTCAGTCCCTGACAGTGCAGGAAGGGGGCAGTGCCTTGCTGGTCTGCTCATGTAAAGCTGACCCTCCGGTGTTGGAGTACCGCTGGTCCTACACTCAACGCGGCCGTACGGTGCACCTCCgccagcgcacacacacagttcggGTGTACAACGTGACGCGAGACACGAGGGTCCGCTGCTCAGCACAGAACCTGATTGGTCAAGCAGAGTCCCTGCCCACGCCACTGAATATACAAT aTAAACCAGCCATCCTCCGGCTCTCCTCCACCTGTGTAGTAGAGGAGTTGGAGGTGCTGTGCCGCTGTTCAGTCGACTCCAACCCCAAAGCCGCGGTCACCTGGAGCGTCAATGGGACTGTTCCACCTTGTGATTACAACGTGTCAGTAACATCAGAGCCTCACATGCTAACGGCCACTCTGGGGGGCCACATGGACAAACCCCTGACCGTGATCTGCTTTGCTTTCAACGCAGTGGGAAATGACTCCCTGGTTTTGCTGCAGGGAGGAGAGCAGG AGACAGCACACTTGTGGTGGTTGGTGATACCTGCTGTGGCCATCTGCTTGGTCATATTCCTCCTGTCTCTTATTTGCTACTGCTGCCGAAAGAGAGCCGGAAA GGATGTCCTGAGTAGAAATCCAGCTGTTTACCCTGAAGGGCTGGGAATTTATCGGGACAGGATGCCCCTCTATATTAACTGCACGGAAGTGACTCATATCTACACCAACGGCAGCTACCAACTTGTATACCAGAACTGCACGCCTCTTTTTGTCCATAATAACCAG ATACGTCCAATGGGCAGAAGAGGTGgcgagaggagaagagggggacAGGGTGCGGGAATCGACCGGCGAGCCGCTTTCGGAGTCAGAGGCACAAGAGAGGTGCAGAGCTCTGCTGTGGCTGAGGCAGAGACGGCCATCTATCTGGAGATCCTCTGA
- the LOC120784008 gene encoding NLR family CARD domain-containing protein 3-like, with product MNSAQQLLRSQRDLLLNWTCDHPAPLLRWLRDAEVLSSPQYLSLLVRSPSNAVAQALETVCATEEGSQKFLLVLREVQDYYCGDLQAWVERHSRNDAVSQPVPTPITIEAKKPKGPFSKLLKGKSKGFTPTPEVKAKEELKPSRSVNLANIRVPISAHKTTLLKRTEQLKCYSEGEGVASNSASHIEIRYTDLFVTEDNDLVDSSQHEYFDLASRRARIYAHQACQRIRPCHLLSPEGTSERSPKRVKVKGIAGIGKSIAVQRLAYEWAIGKSMREFTCVFDLRFRELNLIEAPLSLLELLGERFRYLKTVLTYLFASPSSLLFILDGLDEFKFPLDWNSPDKNIDVDSKVPVSELMVALIKGSFLPEASVILTTRPSTEAPKHFFQRCCVVLGFEETQVKEYTSKFYKDSKVAEKVYDYILNNDSLFVLSFIPLYCYIICTAMAEFFSSGTQDACDSKSLELNPPRTVSEVYFCYLFTAVKHHALRGSAERSTPRSVVLSLAKQELTQLGKLAYENLLQKKIMFSRVDLENYGIIPADIQSTFLCHILQPLKEETVEMFSFFHLTVQEHLAALYCAINLFSQQDIIQALDFWCFGICQTSSTAAPLQNTDFNVDRLESLHMFTRFFMGMLRARLAGQLDGLVLYPMEQGDDIPARLGLWFQEQFKDRKLESQAALNLLHCLMEFHMKEATSIAAPEIKKLNLFKIKLSVVDCAAIHYVLQFSLHKLQELNLGYSNIGNRGLNRLGPILHRCESLYLRYNCLDRQAANLESVILRSNECQVKKLFMCGNNLGPEGVWELWNALQSNTTVEELYLDITGITDRGTENIVNCLSKNTSLKTLTIVGNDIREEGRRRLRELGQSRPGLRIIADFVEDRGLLQAYLDWVEEIRVDKDQMESVKNADALQSVLKGLQVAGKQMQKGENAEKGKELQTKIVELLKSSTDLIG from the exons ATGAACTCAGCTCAGCAGCTGCTTCGGTCACAGAGAGACTTGCTGCTGAACTGGACGTGTGACCACCCAGCGCCCTTGCTGCGTTGGCTGCGTGATGCAGAGGTGCTCTCCTCTCCCCAGTACCTGTCTCTGCTGGTGAGGTCCCCTTCCAATGCTGTGGCCCAGGCTCTAGAGACAGTATGTGCCACTGAGGAAGGTAGCCAAAAGTTCCTGCTGGTGCTGCGGGAGGTGCAGGATTATTACTGCGGGGATCTGCAGGCCTGGGTGGAGAGACACAGCAGGAATGATGCCGTCAGTCAGCCAGTACCTACACCTATAACGATTGAAG CTAAGAAGCCTAAAGGCCCCTTTTCTAAACTACTCAAAGGAAAGAGCAAGGGATTCACCCCGACCCCTGAGGTTAAAG CTAAAGAAGAACTGAAACCTAGCAGGAGTGTAAACTTGGCCAACATCCGAG TTCCCATTTCTGCTCATAAAACAACCCTACTGAAACGCACAGAGCAGTTAAAGTGTTACTCAGAGGGCGAGGGAGTGGCTTCAAACTCAGCTTCTCACATTGAGATTCGATACACTGACCTGTTTGTAACAGAAGATAATGACTTAGTTGACAGCAGCCAACATGAATACTTTGACCTGGCGAGCAGACGAGCTCGCATCTATGCCCATCAGGCCTGCCAGCGCATCCGGCCTTGCCATCTATTGAGCCCCGAAGGAACGTCAGAAAGGTCCCCAAAAAGGGTCAAGGTGAAGGGTATTGCTGGTATCGGAAAGAGCATAGCAGTGCAGAGACTAGCCTATGAGTGGGCAATTGGGAAGAGCATGCGTGAATTCACCTGTGTTTTTGACCTGCGCTTCAGAGAGCTCAATCTGATTGAAGCACCACTGAGCCTATTGGAGCTCCTTGGGGAACGGTTCCGGTACCTGAAGACGGTTTTAACTTACCTTTTCGCTTCACCAAGCTCTTTGCTCTTCATCTTAGATGGATTAGATGAGTTCAAATTCCCATTGGACTGGAACAGTCCTGACAAAAACATTGACGTGGATTCGAAGGTGCCAGTGTCAGAGCTGATGGTGGCTTTAATCAAGGGAAGCTTTCTCCCCGAGGCTTCAGTCATTCTCACAACGAGACCATCTACTGAGGCCCCCAAGCATTTCTTCCAGAGATGTTGTGTGGTGCTGGGCTTTGAGGAGACCCAGGTGAAAGAATATACCAGCAAGTTCTACAAAGACAGTAAAGTTGCTGAAAAAGTCTACGATTACATTTTGAACAATGACAGCCTTTTCGTGCTGTCCTTCATCCCTCTTTATTGCTACATCATCTGTACCGCTATGGCTGAGTTCTTTTCTTCAGGAACTCAAGATGCTTGTGACTCAAAGTCTCTTGAGCTGAACCCACCCAGAACAGTCAGCGAGGTGTACTTCTGCTACCTGTTTACAGCAGTTAAGCACCATGCACTGAGGGGGAGTGCAGAGAGAAGCACACCTAGATCTGTGGTTCTTTCACTTGCTAAGCAAGAATTGACACAACTGGGTAAACTGGCTTATGAAAACCTCCTACAGAAGAAAATAATGTTCAGCAGAGTGGATTTGGAGAACTATGGTATTATACCTGCTGATATTCAGAGCACCTTTCTCTGTCACATACTCCAGCCTCTCAAAGAGGAGACGGTGgagatgttttctttcttccactTGACTGTTCAAGAACATCTGGCTGCCCTCTACTGTGCAATCAACCTCTTCAGTCAGCAGGACATAATTCAAGCTCTGGACTTCTGGTGTTTTGGGATATGCCAAACATCCTCCACTGCTGCACCCCTGCAAAACACAGATTTCAACGTGGACAGGCTCGAGAGCCTCCACATGTTCACACGCTTCTTCATGGGAATGCTGCGAGCACGGCTGGCAGGTCAGTTGGATGGCCTTGTTCTTTATCCCATGGAGCAAGGGGATGACATTCCTGCCAGGCTGGGTTTGTGGTTTCAAGAGCAGTTTAAGGACAGGAAGCTGGAAAGCCAGGCAGCCCTGAATCTTCTCCACTGCCTGATGGAGTTTCACATGAAGGAAGCCACCAGCATTGCAGCACCAGAGATCAAGAAATTAAACCTGTTTAAAATTAAGCTGAGTGTTGTGGACTGTGCAGCAATTCACTATGTGCTGCAGTTCTCCCTACACAAGCTGCAGGAGCTAAACTTAGGCTACTCCAACATTGGAAACAGAGGACTAAACAGACTGGGGCCAATCCTACATCGCTGTGAATCTCTCTA TTTGAGATACAACTGCCTGGACAGGCAAGCAGCTAATTTAGAATCTGTGATTCTGAGATCGAATGAGTGCCAAGTGAAGAAGCTTTT CATGTGTGGCAATAACCTGGGTCCAGAGGGGGTTTGGGAGCTGTGGAACGCTCTGCAGTCCAACACCACTGTGGAGGAGCTCTATCTGGACATCACTGGCATCACagacagaggaacagaaaaCATTGTCAACTGCCTCAGCAAAAACACCTCTCTGAAGACTCTGAC CATTGTTGGGAATGACatcagagaggaggggaggaggaggctgagggaGCTTGGGCAAAGTCGACCGGGACTCCGGATTATTGCAGACTTTGTGGAAGACCGTGGGTTACTTCAGGCCTACCTGGACTGGGTGGAGGAGATACGAGTTGACAAAGACCAGATGGAATCCGTGAAGAATGCAGACGCCCTGCAGTCGGTGCTGAAGGGGCTCCAGGTGGcaggaaaacaaatgcagaaagGAGAGAACGCAGAAAAAGGCAAGGAGCTCCAGACAAAGATTGTGGAGTTGCTGAAGTCTTCCACTGATCTGATTGGATGA
- the LOC120784174 gene encoding sialoadhesin isoform X2: protein MHVDTVFLVCPLIFALWKGVQAVSPVPSVPDRVQALVGSCVVIPCSFTPLAPHPLKGRKERLDVRLRFRGGGHLFPLRSTAFNSEDRDQVSRDFSGRTSLFGQITDGDCSVKIERLSLDDSRMFEIALKRGGDLLWGKPRSFNLDVIDTPEAPVISGMLSVTEGQLVTLNCSVSYHCPSRPPALQWRWERGARRNTTEPGEVQTLYPEPHRLMLLAPLSFVVSHQVKPRLRCEVSYPGARKLATSKTLHVTFPPKEVKVQVQSLTVQEGGSALLVCSCKADPPVLEYRWSYTQRGRTVHLRQRTHTVRVYNVTRDTRVRCSAQNLIGQAESLPTPLNIQYKPAILRLSSTCVVEELEVLCRCSVDSNPKAAVTWSVNGTVPPCDYNVSVTSEPHMLTATLGGHMDKPLTVICFAFNAVGNDSLVLLQGGEQETAHLWWLVIPAVAICLVIFLLSLICYCCRKRAGKDVLSRNPAVYPEGLGIYRDRMPLYINCTEVTHIYTNGSYQLVYQNCTPLFVHNNQIRPMGRRGGERRRGGQGAGIDRRAAFGVRGTREVQSSAVAEAETAIYLEIL, encoded by the exons ATGCATGTGGACACTGTCTTTCTCGTGTGTCCCCTGATTTTTG CCTTGTGGAAGGGGGTCCAGGCTGTCTCTCCCGTACCCTCGGTCCCTGACCGTGTCCAAGCTTTGGTGGGCTCCTGTGTGGTGATTCCCTGCTCTTTCACTCCTCTAGCTCCTCACCCTCTCaaggggaggaaggagaggttGGACGTGCGACTAAGGTTCAGAGGTGGTGGCCATTTATTTCCTCTACGGAGCACTGCTTTTAACAGCGAGGACAGGGATCAAGTGAGCAGGGATTTCTCTGGCCGGACCTCCCTCTTTGGGCAAATCACGGATGGAGACTGCTCAGTGAAGATAGAGAGGCTCAGCCTGGATGACTCACGGATGTTCGAGATCGCTCTGAAAAGAGGTGGTGACTTGCTCTGGGGAAAACCACGGAGCTTTAATCTGGACGTTATCG ACACTCCCGAGGCTCCCGTCATCAGCGGCATGTTGTCAGTCACGGAAGGACAGCTGGTCACTTTGAACTGCTCCGTCAGCTATCACTGCCCCTCCAGACCTCCTGCCCTGCAGTGGAGGTGGGAGAGAGGAGCCCGTCGGAACACCACCGAGCCTGGGGAGGTACAGACACTCTACCCAGAGCCCCACAGGCTGATGTTACTGGCCCCTCTGTCCTTTGTTGTGTCCCACCAGGTGAAACCCAGGCTCAGATGTGAGGTCAGCTACCCGGGAGCCAGAAAACTGGCCACCTCGAAGACTCTGCATGTGACAT TTCCACCAAAAGAAGTGAAAGTTCAGGTTCAGTCCCTGACAGTGCAGGAAGGGGGCAGTGCCTTGCTGGTCTGCTCATGTAAAGCTGACCCTCCGGTGTTGGAGTACCGCTGGTCCTACACTCAACGCGGCCGTACGGTGCACCTCCgccagcgcacacacacagttcggGTGTACAACGTGACGCGAGACACGAGGGTCCGCTGCTCAGCACAGAACCTGATTGGTCAAGCAGAGTCCCTGCCCACGCCACTGAATATACAAT aTAAACCAGCCATCCTCCGGCTCTCCTCCACCTGTGTAGTAGAGGAGTTGGAGGTGCTGTGCCGCTGTTCAGTCGACTCCAACCCCAAAGCCGCGGTCACCTGGAGCGTCAATGGGACTGTTCCACCTTGTGATTACAACGTGTCAGTAACATCAGAGCCTCACATGCTAACGGCCACTCTGGGGGGCCACATGGACAAACCCCTGACCGTGATCTGCTTTGCTTTCAACGCAGTGGGAAATGACTCCCTGGTTTTGCTGCAGGGAGGAGAGCAGG AGACAGCACACTTGTGGTGGTTGGTGATACCTGCTGTGGCCATCTGCTTGGTCATATTCCTCCTGTCTCTTATTTGCTACTGCTGCCGAAAGAGAGCCGGAAA GGATGTCCTGAGTAGAAATCCAGCTGTTTACCCTGAAGGGCTGGGAATTTATCGGGACAGGATGCCCCTCTATATTAACTGCACGGAAGTGACTCATATCTACACCAACGGCAGCTACCAACTTGTATACCAGAACTGCACGCCTCTTTTTGTCCATAATAACCAG ATACGTCCAATGGGCAGAAGAGGTGgcgagaggagaagagggggacAGGGTGCGGGAATCGACCGGCGAGCCGCTTTCGGAGTCAGAGGCACAAGAGAGGTGCAGAGCTCTGCTGTGGCTGAGGCAGAGACGGCCATCTATCTGGAGATCCTCTGA